From the Desulfosarcina sp. BuS5 genome, one window contains:
- a CDS encoding type II toxin-antitoxin system RelE/ParE family toxin encodes MIKTFKSAGTEDIFDGVASQLARRCCPQSTWPVARRKLDQINRVRAVNELKVPPGNRLERLKGDRQNQYSIRINQQYRICFTWEGGHAYEIEITDYH; translated from the coding sequence ATGATAAAAACTTTTAAGTCAGCGGGTACAGAAGATATTTTTGATGGCGTGGCATCACAATTAGCTCGAAGATGCTGCCCTCAATCTACCTGGCCGGTTGCTCGCCGGAAGTTGGATCAAATCAACAGAGTTAGAGCTGTTAATGAACTTAAAGTGCCTCCTGGTAATCGTTTGGAACGGTTGAAAGGTGACCGGCAGAATCAATATAGTATTCGTATTAATCAACAATATAGAATTTGTTTTACATGGGAGGGAGGTCATGCCTACGAGATCGAAATCACAGATTACCACTGA
- a CDS encoding DUF6602 domain-containing protein — MDNCYGQHGWKEFHRNRKDILSEFDKILEQTQNRPIQVAHGQGVEAYLRKWLTEFLPKKYGVTSGYIIPNKQWGQPLT, encoded by the coding sequence TTGGATAACTGTTACGGTCAACATGGTTGGAAAGAGTTTCACAGAAACAGAAAAGACATCCTATCTGAGTTCGATAAAATTCTTGAGCAAACGCAGAATCGTCCAATTCAAGTAGCACATGGCCAAGGTGTAGAAGCATATCTCCGTAAATGGCTAACAGAGTTTTTACCAAAGAAATACGGAGTAACATCCGGTTATATAATTCCGAACAAGCAATGGGGTCAGCCCTTGACATAG
- a CDS encoding sigma-70 family RNA polymerase sigma factor — MDIKKKNKKKKGLKITKSKKDKKTNNNLIVKKKSSEKALVPYDPLQRYLKEINRYKLLTREEEKKLGKKIQTENDSEAAYILITSNLRLVVKIAMEFQRNWMQNLLDLIQEGNVGLMRAVKKFDPYKNVKFSYYASFWIKAYILKFIMDNWRLVKIGTTQGQRKLFFKLKKEKQKLIDDGFDPKPKLLAQKLEVSEREIIDMDQRLDGWDLSLDATINDDSDTERSEIINIDTASIEDQFAKKEVNVLLNDKIAELKKDLTERELDIFNLRIFSDDPVTLQTIGDRYNISRERVRQIEKNIIKKMKDFLKKEIHDFDIYSENTD; from the coding sequence ATGGATATAAAAAAAAAAAATAAAAAAAAAAAAGGGTTAAAGATCACAAAGAGTAAGAAAGATAAAAAAACCAACAACAATCTCATTGTGAAAAAAAAATCTTCTGAAAAAGCGCTTGTACCATATGACCCTTTGCAGAGATATCTAAAAGAAATAAACAGGTACAAGCTTCTTACCCGGGAGGAAGAGAAAAAACTCGGAAAAAAGATTCAAACAGAGAACGATAGTGAGGCGGCTTATATTCTGATCACTTCAAATCTAAGGCTTGTGGTAAAAATAGCCATGGAGTTCCAGAGAAACTGGATGCAAAATCTTTTAGACCTTATCCAGGAAGGTAATGTAGGTCTAATGAGAGCAGTGAAAAAATTTGATCCATACAAGAATGTCAAGTTTTCGTATTATGCATCATTCTGGATAAAGGCTTATATATTAAAATTTATCATGGATAATTGGCGGCTTGTCAAGATAGGAACAACCCAGGGCCAGCGTAAGTTGTTTTTTAAACTTAAAAAAGAAAAACAAAAATTAATCGACGATGGTTTTGACCCAAAGCCAAAACTTCTTGCACAAAAGCTGGAAGTTTCCGAAAGAGAAATAATAGATATGGATCAGAGACTTGATGGATGGGATCTATCACTGGATGCCACTATTAATGATGATTCAGACACAGAACGGAGTGAAATAATAAATATTGACACAGCATCAATTGAAGATCAGTTTGCAAAAAAAGAGGTTAACGTTCTTCTTAATGACAAAATTGCTGAATTGAAAAAAGATCTAACAGAGCGGGAACTTGATATATTTAATCTGCGTATTTTTTCAGACGACCCTGTAACATTACAAACAATAGGCGATCGTTACAACATATCACGGGAACGCGTCAGGCAGATAGAAAAAAACATTATTAAAAAGATGAAGGATTTTTTAAAAAAAGAAATACACGATTTTGACATTTACTCGGAAAACACTGATTAG
- a CDS encoding HigA family addiction module antitoxin, protein MPTRSKSQITTDVGRRLPRNRPPTHPGEMLFEEFVKPLGLTQAELARCLGVSYPRLNEIIKGRRSVTPDTALRLSRVLGMSADFWLGLQQDWDLWHAMNSPGAKQINRLKPILIDQHSFA, encoded by the coding sequence ATGCCTACGAGATCGAAATCACAGATTACCACTGATGTTGGGAGGCGGCTGCCTCGAAATCGGCCCCCGACACACCCTGGGGAGATGCTTTTTGAGGAATTTGTCAAGCCGCTTGGCCTTACACAAGCAGAACTTGCTCGTTGCCTAGGTGTTTCCTACCCTCGTCTTAACGAAATTATTAAAGGTAGACGTTCTGTAACTCCGGATACGGCACTGCGGCTTTCCCGTGTTTTGGGTATGTCCGCTGATTTCTGGCTGGGTTTGCAACAGGATTGGGATCTTTGGCATGCAATGAACAGTCCCGGTGCAAAACAGATTAATCGACTGAAACCAATTCTTATCGATCAACATTCTTTTGCATAA
- a CDS encoding IS4 family transposase, which translates to MDIFNIPKKNFNPQSHARFLKPLQKIFPDTPQLKSRGHRPLKMTFEDQLHALIFFHLQEHESARDLIQHLKEDDFAKECVAPDGGISRSSFSEIINSRGLEQLEYVFQALCSQAQNALPSNYSDLGELVSIDGSLIDAVLSMYWADYRKGAKKAKGHFGFDVNRKIPIKIHLTNGNGAERPFVRSILTKGQTGIMDRGYQSHKDFDLLQDEKKHFVCRIKAKTTRTIIKEQPVDPDSYIFYDAVVLLGTPGVNQTRKPVRLVGYKIAGVKYFVATDRYDLTAEQVATVYKLRWDIETFFKWWKKHLKVYHLIAHSRYGLMVQILAGLITYLLMAIYCHEQFNEPVSIKRIRQLRNTIQNELRTDEKNVWSNNLIIKEQMLYAKT; encoded by the coding sequence ATGGACATATTCAATATCCCAAAAAAGAATTTTAATCCCCAATCTCATGCTCGATTTCTCAAACCTTTGCAAAAGATTTTTCCTGACACGCCACAGCTTAAATCCCGAGGTCACAGGCCATTGAAAATGACTTTTGAAGATCAGCTTCACGCACTGATATTTTTCCATCTACAAGAACATGAATCAGCTCGTGATCTTATTCAACACCTTAAAGAAGACGATTTTGCCAAAGAATGTGTCGCTCCAGATGGAGGGATCAGTCGTAGCAGTTTTTCCGAAATTATCAATTCTCGAGGGCTTGAACAGCTTGAATATGTTTTTCAAGCTCTTTGCAGCCAGGCACAAAATGCTTTACCATCAAATTATTCAGATCTCGGTGAACTCGTTTCCATTGATGGATCTTTAATTGATGCAGTTCTGTCCATGTACTGGGCTGATTACAGAAAAGGCGCTAAAAAAGCAAAAGGCCATTTCGGCTTTGATGTCAATCGCAAGATTCCTATAAAAATTCATCTGACAAATGGAAATGGCGCTGAACGCCCCTTTGTCAGGTCTATCCTTACAAAAGGCCAAACAGGAATCATGGATCGGGGGTATCAATCACATAAGGATTTTGATCTTCTTCAGGATGAAAAAAAACATTTTGTTTGCCGCATCAAAGCGAAAACAACAAGAACTATTATCAAAGAGCAGCCTGTTGATCCCGACAGCTATATTTTTTATGATGCTGTGGTTCTTCTTGGCACTCCTGGGGTAAACCAGACCAGAAAGCCGGTTCGACTGGTTGGTTATAAAATTGCCGGTGTCAAATATTTTGTGGCAACTGATCGTTATGATCTTACAGCCGAGCAGGTTGCAACCGTTTATAAGCTTAGATGGGATATCGAAACTTTTTTCAAATGGTGGAAGAAACATTTAAAAGTGTACCACTTGATTGCTCACAGTAGATATGGCCTGATGGTTCAAATCCTTGCGGGGTTAATAACCTACCTGCTTATGGCCATATACTGCCATGAACAGTTTAATGAACCTGTATCAATAAAGAGGATTCGTCAGCTTAGAAATACCATCCAGAACGAATTACGTACTGACGAAAAAAACGTATGGTCTAATAATCTGATTATCAAAGAGCAAATGCTATATGCAAAAACTTAA
- a CDS encoding DUF4209 domain-containing protein, with the protein MFDLQGLLVERMGANLRNRMAHGLMDYASFFSIHVSYLWAITLRLCCWHIIVSKVREGAS; encoded by the coding sequence GTGTTTGATCTTCAGGGTCTTTTGGTGGAAAGAATGGGGGCAAATTTGCGAAATAGAATGGCCCATGGACTAATGGATTATGCATCTTTCTTTTCAATTCATGTTTCTTATCTTTGGGCGATTACCCTCAGATTGTGCTGTTGGCACATTATCGTCAGTAAAGTTAGAGAAGGTGCTTCTTAA
- a CDS encoding type II toxin-antitoxin system RelE/ParE family toxin, whose amino-acid sequence MIRSFKCKNTEALTKGDHVKQFVNIAKIARRKLRQLEIAGRLDDLRVPPGNHLEALKGNRSDQHSIRINDQWRVCFRWTDAGPEDVEIVDYH is encoded by the coding sequence ATGATCAGATCATTTAAGTGTAAAAATACTGAAGCGCTAACTAAAGGTGATCATGTCAAGCAATTCGTAAATATTGCCAAAATTGCGCGACGCAAACTTAGACAGCTTGAAATCGCTGGACGGCTTGATGATTTAAGGGTACCACCTGGTAATCATCTTGAGGCGCTCAAGGGCAATCGTTCTGATCAACATAGCATTCGTATAAACGATCAATGGCGAGTTTGCTTTCGTTGGACGGATGCAGGTCCAGAAGATGTCGAAATTGTCGATTACCATTGA
- a CDS encoding HigA family addiction module antitoxin — protein MKKLDPITPGEILLEEFLKPMGLSQYRLAKEIGVPAQRISEIVGGKRSITADTDLRLCRFLGLSNGYWLRAQVAHDTEVAARTLSPLLKKIKPYSEYVAQQC, from the coding sequence ATGAAAAAATTAGATCCCATAACTCCAGGCGAAATTTTATTAGAAGAATTTCTGAAGCCTATGGGGCTGAGTCAGTACCGATTAGCTAAGGAAATTGGCGTTCCAGCCCAACGTATCAGCGAAATTGTCGGTGGAAAGCGATCGATAACTGCTGATACCGATTTGCGGTTGTGTCGTTTCTTAGGCCTATCTAATGGCTACTGGTTACGTGCCCAAGTTGCCCATGATACAGAAGTTGCCGCAAGAACCCTCAGCCCGTTGCTAAAAAAAATAAAACCTTATTCTGAGTATGTGGCCCAACAATGCTAA
- the ltrA gene encoding group II intron reverse transcriptase/maturase → MCKNLTGHYCYNLYERLRRGQYVASPVKRIWIDKEGGEKRPIGIPVLEDKIVQKAAAAILNVIFDRNFYNFSHAFRKGRSQHMAIKDLREQCLKQNISWIVSADITGLFDNINHELLKDMIRRRVSDGGMIRLIGKWLNAGVMEEGNLTYSETGTPQGGVISPVLSNIFLHYVLDDWYVKEVIPRMKGRCSIIRWADDFILGFEYEKDALRVMDVLPRRFEQFELSLHPEKTKLIRFSKRISGKGNGTFDFLGFTFYWSKSLKGYMVIKKKTARKRSSRFMKRIWIWCKDNRHKPMAEQYEILCSKLRGFYQYFGVKSNYKALEVVFEYTEKAWRRWLSRRSHKGEVMFEDLRTTYPLPLPRIVHNI, encoded by the coding sequence ATATGCAAAAACTTAACCGGACACTACTGCTATAATCTGTATGAACGACTGCGGAGAGGACAGTACGTTGCGTCTCCTGTAAAGCGTATCTGGATAGACAAGGAAGGAGGGGAAAAGCGTCCAATTGGCATACCTGTACTTGAGGATAAAATTGTCCAGAAAGCAGCAGCAGCCATATTGAATGTCATATTTGACAGGAATTTTTACAATTTTTCCCATGCATTCAGAAAAGGTCGGAGCCAACACATGGCAATCAAAGATTTACGTGAGCAATGCTTGAAGCAGAATATCAGCTGGATAGTAAGCGCAGATATTACAGGACTATTTGACAATATTAATCACGAGTTACTTAAAGACATGATACGTCGGAGAGTAAGTGACGGCGGAATGATTCGCCTGATAGGGAAGTGGTTGAATGCAGGCGTAATGGAGGAAGGCAACCTGACGTACTCTGAAACGGGCACTCCACAGGGAGGAGTAATTTCCCCTGTGCTCAGTAATATCTTTCTTCATTATGTTTTAGATGACTGGTACGTGAAAGAAGTGATCCCCCGGATGAAAGGGAGATGCTCCATCATACGCTGGGCGGATGATTTCATCCTCGGGTTCGAGTATGAAAAAGACGCATTGCGTGTCATGGATGTATTACCCAGGCGGTTCGAACAGTTCGAGCTGTCACTTCACCCGGAAAAGACAAAACTGATTCGATTTTCCAAACGCATTAGCGGAAAGGGAAACGGGACGTTTGATTTTTTAGGGTTTACATTTTACTGGTCAAAATCATTAAAAGGGTACATGGTAATAAAGAAAAAGACGGCAAGAAAGCGTTCAAGCCGTTTTATGAAGAGAATATGGATATGGTGCAAGGATAACCGTCATAAGCCAATGGCCGAGCAGTATGAGATTCTTTGCAGTAAACTGCGAGGTTTTTACCAGTACTTTGGTGTAAAAAGTAACTACAAAGCGCTGGAAGTTGTGTTTGAATATACTGAGAAAGCATGGCGTCGATGGTTAAGCCGAAGAAGTCACAAGGGCGAAGTAATGTTCGAGGACTTGCGCACAACATACCCACTGCCATTACCCAGAATAGTCCATAATATTTGA